From Clostridia bacterium, the proteins below share one genomic window:
- a CDS encoding Gldg family protein produces MENNKGFFKNLLQSRSLRYGSNSLILIAIVVAIAVFVNVLVGMADLKLDLTPNKLFSVSDTTKDILKGLKTEVTVLGLFDDEKVTEYKEITELLKQYEKYENIDIQYKDPDKNPGLISDLDPENVKKISRNDFVVKSGKKMKVISTYDLFEYQMNQDYSQSKVGTKAEQAFTSAIKYVTAEKTPTVYFMEGHNEADFNSEYSTARQYIEMNNFEVKSLNLITSEKVPEDAEILIALSPKSDLATPEADKVREYLKNGGKAIFMIDPVEKAGQFTQFDSILSDFNVALNYDKVKENDADRHIKGDATAIVPDVQSNAITSNIGPENLVMLMPKARSINVLKNQKEYITTTSLIKSSKKAEGELIDKSQGENLQGPLDLAVAVENKGNAKTSKIIVMGNSLYMSDSVFSQGIQGGMLFFLNSINWMSEIKDDTMIQPKTYDSQKLEMTAAQSNISAVVVLVIFPLLILGLGTFVWLRRRHL; encoded by the coding sequence ATGGAGAATAATAAGGGATTTTTTAAAAACCTTTTGCAAAGCAGGAGTCTCAGGTACGGATCAAATTCTTTAATACTTATTGCAATAGTAGTTGCCATTGCAGTATTTGTTAACGTACTTGTTGGAATGGCGGATTTAAAGCTTGACTTAACGCCAAATAAACTATTTTCAGTCAGTGATACTACAAAAGACATACTTAAAGGTCTGAAAACAGAAGTAACCGTATTGGGTTTGTTTGATGATGAAAAGGTGACTGAGTATAAGGAAATAACTGAACTTTTGAAACAGTATGAAAAGTATGAAAATATTGATATTCAATATAAGGACCCGGATAAGAATCCCGGTCTAATAAGTGACCTTGATCCTGAAAATGTTAAGAAGATTTCAAGAAATGATTTTGTAGTTAAGAGCGGCAAAAAGATGAAGGTTATATCAACCTATGACCTTTTTGAATACCAGATGAACCAGGACTACAGCCAGAGTAAGGTAGGAACAAAAGCTGAACAGGCATTTACCAGTGCAATCAAGTATGTTACTGCCGAAAAAACTCCTACTGTCTATTTCATGGAAGGCCATAATGAGGCGGATTTTAACAGTGAGTACAGCACAGCAAGGCAGTATATAGAGATGAACAACTTTGAAGTGAAGTCTTTGAACCTTATCACAAGTGAAAAGGTTCCTGAGGATGCAGAAATACTGATAGCACTATCACCGAAGAGCGACCTGGCAACTCCAGAGGCTGATAAAGTTAGGGAATACCTTAAAAATGGCGGAAAAGCAATTTTTATGATAGATCCGGTGGAAAAAGCCGGGCAATTTACTCAGTTTGACAGCATATTGAGTGATTTTAATGTGGCATTGAACTATGACAAGGTAAAAGAAAATGACGCCGACAGACATATCAAAGGTGATGCAACTGCAATAGTTCCAGATGTTCAGTCAAATGCCATCACTTCTAATATCGGACCTGAAAACCTGGTTATGCTTATGCCAAAAGCAAGAAGTATCAATGTATTAAAGAACCAGAAGGAATATATTACTACTACTTCACTTATTAAGTCAAGTAAGAAGGCAGAAGGAGAACTTATTGACAAGTCGCAGGGCGAAAACCTTCAAGGACCTTTGGATTTAGCTGTTGCAGTAGAGAATAAAGGCAATGCCAAAACAAGTAAAATCATCGTAATGGGTAACAGCTTATATATGAGTGATTCAGTATTCAGCCAGGGGATACAGGGGGGGATGCTATTCTTCCTGAATTCTATAAACTGGATGTCTGAAATCAAGGATGACACTATGATACAGCCAAAAACATACGATTCTCAGAAACTTGAGATGACTGCTGCACAGTCAAATATATCAGCTGTTGTGGTATTAGTTATATTCCCGTTGCTTATACTTGGACTTGGTACCTTCGTATGGCTTAGGAGGAGGCATCTGTAA
- a CDS encoding ABC transporter permease: MLAIFKREVKAYFYSPVAYVLAGFFILLSSIFFLSNLGAQMADFNWNLSNMTVLLLFIIPILTMRILAEDRKNGTEVLLVTSPSSLTGIVVGKYLASLVVFLAMVGLTFIYQIILFSFGKPDVPPLIGGYIGFILLGAAMVAVGVFASSLTENQVISAVVGFVSLLIMWLVDGVASFVGGIPAKILSWFSILSRFDDFSKGILKLSPIVYYISFIAVFLFLTIRIIDKRRWSQG, encoded by the coding sequence ATGCTGGCCATATTTAAAAGAGAAGTTAAAGCGTATTTTTATTCACCTGTAGCTTATGTTCTGGCAGGTTTCTTCATACTGCTGTCTTCCATATTCTTTTTATCAAATCTTGGTGCGCAGATGGCAGATTTCAACTGGAACCTCTCAAATATGACGGTACTGTTATTGTTTATTATACCGATTTTAACCATGAGAATTCTTGCAGAAGATAGAAAGAACGGTACTGAAGTACTTTTAGTAACTTCACCTTCCAGTCTGACAGGTATAGTAGTCGGGAAGTATCTTGCAAGTTTGGTTGTATTTTTGGCAATGGTGGGTTTGACTTTTATATATCAGATAATATTGTTTTCTTTTGGGAAGCCTGATGTGCCCCCTTTGATAGGAGGATATATCGGTTTTATACTCCTTGGTGCAGCTATGGTTGCGGTAGGTGTCTTTGCATCTTCTCTGACTGAAAACCAGGTAATATCTGCTGTGGTAGGCTTTGTAAGTTTATTGATAATGTGGCTTGTTGATGGTGTTGCAAGCTTTGTCGGGGGTATACCGGCTAAGATCCTAAGCTGGTTCTCAATTCTGTCAAGATTTGATGATTTCAGCAAGGGCATCCTGAAACTAAGTCCTATAGTATACTATATAAGCTTTATAGCCGTATTTTTGTTTTTGACTATAAGAATAATAGATAAAAGACGCTGGAGTCAGGGGTGA